DNA from Stutzerimonas decontaminans:
TGCTCGGACAGATCGGCCGCGGGAATGATGTCCTCGGCCAGGCTGACGTTGTAGTTGGGCAGGAACACCACTTTGAGCAGCCCGCGCACGGTGGGATCGGCGTTGATGGTGTTGGCGATGTCGTTGGTCAGCTTGATGATCAGCTTGGCCTGGTGATAGCTGGCCGCCGCCTTGCCGGCGAAGATTTTCACCCGCGGCACCCAGTTGCCGCCCGGGTCGGAGCGAATCGCCTGATACAGCGCAACGGTGTGCAGCAGATTCAGTAACTGACGCTTGTACTCGTGAATGCGTTTGACGTGCACGTCGAACAGCGCGGTCGGATCGACACTGATACCCAGCCGCTCCTCGATCACATTGGCCAGATGACGCTTGTTGACCAGGCGCTGCTCGGCGAAGCGCTGGCGAAAAGCCGCTTGTTCGGCATAGGGTTCGAGCTCGCGCAGGCGGGTTTCCGGCTCATCGAGGACTTTCTCGCCGAGATGTTCTACCAGCAGCTGAGTCAGCTGCGGATTGGCCTGATAGAGCCAGCGGCGGAAGGTGATGCCGTTGGTCTTGCTGTTGATCCGCTGCGGATAAAGGCTGTGCAGATCGGTAAACACGGTCTTGCGCATTAGCTGGGTGTGCAGCCCGGACACGCCATTGGTGCTGTGCGAGCCGAGAAAAGCCAGGTTGCCCATGCGCACTCGGCGGCCATGATCTTCTTCGATCAGCGACACCGAGCGCAGCAGCTCGGCGTCGTGAATACCTCGCTCGCGCAGGCAATCCAGGTGATGGGCGTTGATCAGGTAGATAATCTGCATGTGTCTTGGCAGCAGGCGCTCCATCAAACCTACCGGCCAGGTTTCCAGCGCTTCGGGCAGCAGCGTGTGGTTGGTGTAGGACAGCGTGGCCGTGGTCAGCCGCCAGGCGTGCTGCCACTCGTAGCTGTGCACGTCGACCAGCAGCCGCATCAGCTCGGCCACGGCAATCGCCGGGTGGGTGTCGTTGAGCTGGATGGCGGTGTACTCGGGCAGGCTGCCCAGCGAACCGCGCTGCTTGATGTGGCGGCGCAACAGGTCCTGCAGCGAGGCGGCGACGAAGAAATACTCCTGGCGCAGGCGCAACTCCTGCCCGGCCTCGGTACTGTCCGCCGGATAGAGCACGCGCGAAATGCTTTCGGCCCGCGCTTCTTCCGCCGCGGCACCGATATGGTCGCCGGCGTTGAAGCGCGCCAGGTGAAAATCCGCCTCCGGGCGCGCACGCCACAGGCGCAGGGTGTTCACCCCGGCGCCACGCCAGCCGACGATAGGCGTGTCATAGGCGATCGCCCGCACGCCTTCGGCCCAGTGCCAGAAATGCTGAACCTCGCCCTTTTCGTTGGTGGCCGCGGTGACGTTGCCGCCGAAACCGATCAGGTATTTGACCTCGGAGCGCTCAAACTCCCAGGGGTTGCCGAAATCCAGCCAGGTTTCGGTCTGCTCATGCTGCCAGCCATCGACGATAGCCTGACGGAACAGGCCGTGGTCGTAACGGATGCCGTAGCCGTGGGAGACCACGCCGAGGGTGGCCATGCTCTCCATGAAGCATGCGGCGAGACGACCGAGGCCACCGTTACCCAGCGCTGCGTCAGGCTCGAGCAGGCGAATGCGGTCGATATCCACGTCGAGCTCGGCCAGCGCCTCCCGGGCGACATCAAAGAGGCCGAGGTTGCTCAGGCTATCGACCAGCAGGCGGCCGATGAGGAACTCCAGCGAGAGGTAGTACACGCGCTTCTGCCCGCTGGTGTATGCCCCGCGCGTGCAATCCATCCAGCGATCGATGGTGCTGTCGCGGGTGGCCAGGGCTACCGCATGGAACCAGTCGTAATCGGAAGCGTTTTCCGGGTCCTTGCCCACCGAGTAGGTGAGCTTGCGCAACACCCGCTCACGGAAAGCGGCAACTTCTTCGGCGGTGGCAATGGCTGTTTCCTGCGTCATGGACAGACCTCGGTTAGCGAAGACACACAAGAGGGACTCGCGGCAGCCATGCCCGTTCACCTCCGTTCAACATTCCAGAAAAAGCGTCGCAGGTTTCCTTTACATCCGCGCTACCACCCGTCCGGTCGTCGCCTTTGAAAGGCGCTGGCAATTGGCGCGCGACTCGCTATGATCCGCCCGCCCAATCCCCCCCAAATGACTGCCCGTGAAGACAAGACTGATCGCCTCCGCCGACCCGGAACGCCTGGAAACCTGGGTGCGCTATAGCGCCGGCCTGTGCCGCGACTGCCATGCGACCTGCTGCACCCTGCCGGTCGAGGTGCGCATCGGCGACCTGATTCGCCTGGAACTGGTCGATGCCTTCGAGCGCGACGAGCCGGCGAAGAACATTGCCAAGCGCCTCAGCAAGGCGGGGATCGTCGAGCACTTCAACCACAAGCATGAAATCTTCACGCTGACGCGCCTGACCAATGGCGACTGCCTCTATCTGGACCGCAAGACCCGGCTCTGCACGGTCTATGCCAAGCGTCCGGACACCTGCCGCAACCACCCGCGCATCGGCCCGCGCCCGGGCTATTGCGCCTACCGCAGCAAAACTCAAGGCTGAGCGGCGCACCAACTGCTATCGAGTAGGGCCAATACGGCACCGATGCGGACCATGCCGGCGCGGATTCGCCGGAGGTAAAGGCGTGCCCGGGCAATGACATGAACGCACTGGCCAAACCGTGACTCAAGAGTCATGCTTGGCGTCTGTCTGTATCTTCGCAATGTTTAGGAACCTGCCGGCATGAGCCGCGATAGCCGCTACCTGGAAGCCATCCTCCACCACGACATTCCGCTGACCCGCTCGCTGGGACTGCGTGTCGAGCGCTGGGAAAACCACGAGTTGCGCCTGCAGGTACCGCTGCAGCCGAACATCAATCACAAGAGCAGCATGTTTGGCGGCAGTCTGTACTGCGCTGCCGTGCTGGCGGGTTGGGGTTGGCTGCATCTGCGACTGCGTGAAGCCGGCATCGAGGATGGGCACATCGTCATTCACGAAGGCAAGATCGAGTACCCGCTACCGGTAGTCGACGACGCCATGGCCATCTGCTCCGCGCCGACTCCCGAAGCCTGGGAGCGTTTCGAGTCGATCTATCGCCGCCGTGGCCGTTCGCGCCTGGAACTCCAAAGCCGCATCCTCGCCGCCGACGGGCGTGACGCTGTGCGTTTCACCGGCCAGTTCGTTCTGCACAAATAGGCAGTAGCCCTGCAACCGCTGCTGCCGCGGCGGTTCCGCATCAGGCGATGCTGGGCAGCCGCTTCGGATTCAGCCTCGGTTGGCCAGCTCGATCAGCCACTCGCGCCAGTCGACACCTCTGGGCAGGGCCAGGAAAAACGGGTTCAGATAGCTTTCCCGCGCTTCATAGCGCAGCGCCGCACCGCTGACATCCAGCACCTCGCCACCGGCACCTTCCAGCACTCCCTGCGCTGCAGCCGTATCCCACTGCGAGGTCGGAGCCAGGCGCGGATAGCAATCCGCAGCGCCTTCAGCCAGCAGGCAGAACTTAAGCGAACTACCCACGTTGGCCAGCGCCAGTTCGCCGAAACGCTCGCTCAGGCGACTTAGCAACTGTTCCTGCGCCGGACTGCTGTGGCGTCGACTGGCGACCACAGTGAACACATCCGCGGGGCACTGGCGCACACGCAGAGGCTCAGCCGCGCCGTTCGCCTCGCTGCGCCAGGCACCGAACTCCTCGCCACCGTAGTAGCAGCGCCCGGATGCCGGAATGCCGACCACGCCGAAGCGCACCTTGCCCTCTTCAATCAGCGCGACGTTGACGGTGAACTCCTCGCTGCCGGCGATGAATTCCTTGGTGCCATCCAGCGGATCGACCAGCCACCAGCGCGTCCAGCTGGCGCGCTCGGCAAACGGAAGGTCGCAATCCTCTTCCGAGAGCACCGGAATGGCGCTGTCCAATGCCCTGAGCCCGTCCACCAGAACCTGATGCGCGGCCATATCGGCGACCGTCACTGGCGACTCGTCGGCCTTGGCCTGTACCGTCAGCTCGCTGCGCCAGTGCGGCAGGATCGCATCACCGGCCTGGCGCACCAGGTCGATGACCGATGACAAATAAGGATGGCTCATCGGCCGAACTCCCCACGTTGGGTCAAAAGATCTTTGGCCAGATAAAGCGCGGCCAGTGCGCGACCTTCGCTGAACTGTGGATGCTGAATCAGGCTGGACAGTTCGTGCAGGCTCACCTTGTCGAGACGCATCGGCTCGGGCTCGTCGCCGGGCAGTTGCTCGGGATACAGATCACGCGCCAGGACCACCTGAATCTTCTGGCTCATGTAGCCCGGCGACAATGACAGCTCGGTGAGCAGCTCAAGACGGCGCGCACCGAAACCAGCCTCTTCCTTGAGCTCGCGGTTGGCCGCTTCGAGCACGTCTTCACCCGGCTCGATCAATCCCTTGGGCAGCGACAGTTCGTAACTGTCGGTACCACCGCAGTACTCCTCGACCAGTAGGGCGTTCTCCGCGTCGGCCAGCGCCACGATCATCACCGCGCCATAACCGCTGCCCTTGCCGACCAGGCGCTCGTAGGTGCGCTCGACACCATTGGAAAAGCGTAGCTGCAGCTCCTCGACACGGAACAGCCGGCTGCTGGCAACGATCTCACGGGCAAGTACAGTGGGTTTCTGGCGCATGGGAAACTCCTGGAAACGCGAGCAGCTATCATAACCCGGCTTCTTGCGCTGGCCGTGAGTGCTTTGCGACCAGCTGACCGCAACCGCCTGTCCATCCACGCCGAACCGAGCCCCGCCAATGACTGCCCACCTGCCCTGGTCCGACATCGATACCGTCCTGCTCGACATGGATGGCACCCTGCTTGATCTGCACTTCGACAATCACTTCTGGCTCGAGCTGCTGCCGCAACGCTACGCCGAACTGCATGGCATCAGCCGCACCATGGCCGAGCTGGAGCTGGCGCCGCTGTTCAACGAACACGTCGGCAAGCTCACCTGGTACTGCCTGGATTACTGGAGCCGCGAACTGAACCTGCCAATCCGCGAGATGAAGCGCGAGATCGCCGAGCTGATTGCCCTGCGTCCCTCCGCCGACGAATTCCTCGCAGCATTGCGCCAGGCCGGCAAGCGCGTGGTGCTGATCACCAACGCGCACCGCGACTCACTCTCGCTCAAGCTCGAGAAAGTCGAGCTGGCGCCCTGGTTCGATCGCTTGATCAGCTCGCATGACTATGGCTACCCCAAAGAGGAGCCGCAGTTCTGGCATGCACTGCGTCAGGATCTGGACTTCGATCCGACACGCGCACTTTTCATCGACGATAGCCTGCCGATCCTGCGCAGCGCGCGCGCCTTCGGCATTGCCCATCTGCTGGCGGTGCGCGAGCCGGACAGCCGACGCGCGCCCAAGGACACCGAGGAATTCGCCGCGGTTGGCGATTACCTGGATCTGGTAAGCAATCTACGTGGCGAGCCAGCGTGACGGCAGGCACTGCTACCGACGTCCGAAGGACTTACACTAGGCAGCACAGTTGCCGTCGGCAGCAAACCCGCTCAGGACGAGCCGGGCCGACACGCATCGAAACAGCGATCCGAAGGCAGCAGAAGCCGTCGACTCGTAGTTCAGCCACGGATGATCGATAGGAAGCAACATGGCAGCAGTAGGCGCCGAGCTCTGGCCCCATAGTCACAGCGAGATGAGCGAGCGAATTCGCCGGTTCAACTGGGGCGCGACCGTGCTCGGCGCGACCGACACCTGGCCGCCGGCGTTGCGACTGCTGCTGGACACCATGCTCGAGGCGCCCCTGCCGATGTGCATCCTCTGGGGCGACCAGGCGCTGCAGCTGTACAACGACGCCCACGCCGCGCTGATCGGCGACCGCCATCCGACCGAACTTGGCCAGCCGGCCTGCCATCGCTGGGGCATGACCTGGGAACTGCTCGCTCCAGCCTGTGACACCGCCCGCCGCGGCGAGCCACGGGTGCTGCGCAATCAGCAACTGGTGGTCGACCGTGAAGGTGTACAGGCGCAAGCCTGGTTCGACCTCGCGCTCAGCCCGATCCGCGTCACTCCACACAGCATCGGCGGCCTGCTGCTGTGTCTGAGCGAAACCAGCGAGCGTGTGCGCACCGAAACCCGCCTGTCGCAAACCGCACTGCACTACAAGCTCAGCGCCGAGGTTCACCGGGCCAGCGAGCAACGCCTGCAGCTGGCACTTGAGGCCAGCGACC
Protein-coding regions in this window:
- the yrfG gene encoding GMP/IMP nucleotidase, with amino-acid sequence MTAHLPWSDIDTVLLDMDGTLLDLHFDNHFWLELLPQRYAELHGISRTMAELELAPLFNEHVGKLTWYCLDYWSRELNLPIREMKREIAELIALRPSADEFLAALRQAGKRVVLITNAHRDSLSLKLEKVELAPWFDRLISSHDYGYPKEEPQFWHALRQDLDFDPTRALFIDDSLPILRSARAFGIAHLLAVREPDSRRAPKDTEEFAAVGDYLDLVSNLRGEPA
- a CDS encoding thioesterase domain-containing protein, whose protein sequence is MSRDSRYLEAILHHDIPLTRSLGLRVERWENHELRLQVPLQPNINHKSSMFGGSLYCAAVLAGWGWLHLRLREAGIEDGHIVIHEGKIEYPLPVVDDAMAICSAPTPEAWERFESIYRRRGRSRLELQSRILAADGRDAVRFTGQFVLHK
- a CDS encoding glycogen/starch/alpha-glucan phosphorylase, whose translation is MTQETAIATAEEVAAFRERVLRKLTYSVGKDPENASDYDWFHAVALATRDSTIDRWMDCTRGAYTSGQKRVYYLSLEFLIGRLLVDSLSNLGLFDVAREALAELDVDIDRIRLLEPDAALGNGGLGRLAACFMESMATLGVVSHGYGIRYDHGLFRQAIVDGWQHEQTETWLDFGNPWEFERSEVKYLIGFGGNVTAATNEKGEVQHFWHWAEGVRAIAYDTPIVGWRGAGVNTLRLWRARPEADFHLARFNAGDHIGAAAEEARAESISRVLYPADSTEAGQELRLRQEYFFVAASLQDLLRRHIKQRGSLGSLPEYTAIQLNDTHPAIAVAELMRLLVDVHSYEWQHAWRLTTATLSYTNHTLLPEALETWPVGLMERLLPRHMQIIYLINAHHLDCLRERGIHDAELLRSVSLIEEDHGRRVRMGNLAFLGSHSTNGVSGLHTQLMRKTVFTDLHSLYPQRINSKTNGITFRRWLYQANPQLTQLLVEHLGEKVLDEPETRLRELEPYAEQAAFRQRFAEQRLVNKRHLANVIEERLGISVDPTALFDVHVKRIHEYKRQLLNLLHTVALYQAIRSDPGGNWVPRVKIFAGKAAASYHQAKLIIKLTNDIANTINADPTVRGLLKVVFLPNYNVSLAEDIIPAADLSEQISTAGLEASGTSNMKFALNGALTIGTLDGANVEMSEQIGLEHMFIFGLTAQEVNAKKQANEYNAEAIIGASPRLAEVLSAIRGGAFCSGDPGRYVGLVDGISWHDTFMVCADFEAYWQAQLDVEECWRDPDRWWRSSVLNTARTGWFSSDRTIREYAREIWKVM
- the nudE gene encoding ADP compounds hydrolase NudE; translation: MRQKPTVLAREIVASSRLFRVEELQLRFSNGVERTYERLVGKGSGYGAVMIVALADAENALLVEEYCGGTDSYELSLPKGLIEPGEDVLEAANRELKEEAGFGARRLELLTELSLSPGYMSQKIQVVLARDLYPEQLPGDEPEPMRLDKVSLHELSSLIQHPQFSEGRALAALYLAKDLLTQRGEFGR
- a CDS encoding YkgJ family cysteine cluster protein encodes the protein MKTRLIASADPERLETWVRYSAGLCRDCHATCCTLPVEVRIGDLIRLELVDAFERDEPAKNIAKRLSKAGIVEHFNHKHEIFTLTRLTNGDCLYLDRKTRLCTVYAKRPDTCRNHPRIGPRPGYCAYRSKTQG
- the cysQ gene encoding 3'(2'),5'-bisphosphate nucleotidase CysQ, with the protein product MSHPYLSSVIDLVRQAGDAILPHWRSELTVQAKADESPVTVADMAAHQVLVDGLRALDSAIPVLSEEDCDLPFAERASWTRWWLVDPLDGTKEFIAGSEEFTVNVALIEEGKVRFGVVGIPASGRCYYGGEEFGAWRSEANGAAEPLRVRQCPADVFTVVASRRHSSPAQEQLLSRLSERFGELALANVGSSLKFCLLAEGAADCYPRLAPTSQWDTAAAQGVLEGAGGEVLDVSGAALRYEARESYLNPFFLALPRGVDWREWLIELANRG